From the Methanobrevibacter ruminantium genome, one window contains:
- a CDS encoding MotA/TolQ/ExbB proton channel family protein has protein sequence MINIGNALIFSDEAAFQGSNNGLFAFFSNTNGAGFPILDSSLTAITQALQIPVIILLIAFLVFAVYTLGKLLAEHLSRKKVPVSLIKEMIYSIYDAESAEDIKNVVNNADIQKSQKRILSELAESEHLGKKSRETLARRLIDNEEDKIAQNLNKTDIVTKIGPTLGLMGTLIPMGPGLAALGTGDVTTLASAITIAFNTTVIGIGSGAIAYFASKLRRRWFGEYLANLDALMDAILDNIDKRDERLK, from the coding sequence ATGATAAATATTGGAAATGCTTTGATTTTTTCAGATGAAGCTGCCTTTCAGGGATCAAACAATGGCTTATTTGCATTTTTCTCAAATACTAATGGTGCTGGCTTTCCTATACTGGATAGTTCATTGACTGCTATTACACAGGCATTGCAGATACCTGTAATCATTCTTTTAATAGCATTTTTAGTATTCGCTGTATATACTTTAGGAAAGCTTCTAGCAGAACACCTTTCTCGTAAGAAAGTACCTGTTAGCTTAATCAAAGAAATGATTTACTCAATCTATGATGCAGAGTCTGCTGAAGACATTAAAAATGTAGTCAATAATGCAGATATTCAAAAGTCTCAAAAGAGAATTTTATCTGAACTGGCAGAGTCAGAGCATCTTGGTAAAAAGTCAAGGGAAACATTGGCTCGTAGATTGATTGATAATGAAGAGGATAAGATTGCACAAAACCTCAACAAGACTGACATTGTCACTAAAATTGGTCCGACCCTTGGATTGATGGGTACTTTAATCCCTATGGGTCCAGGTCTTGCAGCATTAGGTACCGGTGATGTAACCACACTTGCAAGTGCAATTACAATTGCATTCAATACAACAGTTATTGGTATTGGATCTGGTGCTATTGCATACTTTGCATCTAAATTGAGACGCAGATGGTTTGGTGAATACCTTGCCAACTTGGATGCTTTGATGGATGCGATTTTAGATAATATTGACAAGAGAGATGAGAGACTTAAATAG
- a CDS encoding right-handed parallel beta-helix repeat-containing protein — MNSNKFIPMLGLLILLILAIGSISASDVDSDSIIGDSDANIDLAATETAVNEIDGSSIDDEENTDDVIANVDDESISDNVGSIDDVESEVGVENRLGASADNEILASTIQFTESKYSTYFNSNGNIIAGKLKAGDTLDFSGKFTDKMFIINIPLIVTSTKGTAQFTNCGFSFINGSSGSSISNLKMNNSVADRPLISVSDVNDMEIYNNDLFASGRGSHPMAFSRVNRLHIYRNTLQTTGYVQGWGHPSAMVLNNAGSCNITQNTVITNDSNGIYFSGYAANTGMGAGGDAASYSNYIVNNTVSSIRPLPSSFVYAIQVMSSNNFIINNTIYNVYRGISTTGSNNQIIGNNISGIHGAYYSQTTVEQGGEAAIISGSNSIVKENIISNCLFSQDIKGAAINVNKNSLVSGNIIQNCSGMGIVLTGGNITLNGNNLNVTGYGLLAEGNIANVEMELNVIDSSDQHSIHLARTSRNDFPHDFIIQNNTLYSNAEEAIYMDDVCTNILRGNNIIIGESGSHIVDENNTHIINEKNFYNYFLLTGSFNKRVNEDDTIIFVGNFSSKGKLNINKKVIIQGVNAVFEDTTFLISEVDGLIFENINITNPNKKLSDRLWGIQISKSNNVTIKDCNISIYDPYSAFAVYVLDSNDCKVINNSLEAKGDYFTVALFSFNSTNLLIDGNSIKTIGPGETYLCNNRSCLNILVQGVTICPDGTIICPDGTTYSPGDYEVCTDGTIICPDGTTICTDGTTICADGTQICTDGTIICADGTQYAPGQYTTCADGSIICPDGKVICINGTIYSPEECENLTNGEIRCPDGTVLCPDGTVLCTDGSTICPDGRTICADGTIICADRYKICTNGSIICPDGTTIASGDYNNESGVITLPDNTVIYENGTVVCSDGTVICPDGTGGSGLLDGVIPGTHMISGLFRTYGALFVHSSNINFINNNVNVSSTLDPFYKLNESCNTIAGVFIHYGGFNNTIANNNITLDSNDPVIYGIGIVGASSNSTAIGSKNNSFIDNNVFIKGPYHGVGIYLGNKATNSTFANSFVISAVNVHEIVNRTLVENDENVIDGNTFEIIPPHHTALTVSSASYKWNNGNKYVSITLKDINGTLIPNQSIVITVDGKNYTGVTDANGVAKIKVTISKVGAFDVVAYFNGEGNYIASTSKGKLTLTKDSTSLTSSGKTYAVTVTSKSITLTLKDGSGKVIANRKVTATVNGKTYTATTNSKGVATFKLTLKTVKTYTVSLKFAGDSYYTASTKSIKVKVTKTKTKLTVPKKTYKRTAKVKKITATLKDQTGKVIKSKKVTFTVNGKKYTAKTNKKGVATVKVKLSKKKTYKVTVKFAGDKTYYAVKKTGKVVIK, encoded by the coding sequence ATGAATTCTAATAAATTTATTCCAATGTTGGGATTATTGATTCTATTGATATTAGCTATTGGATCTATAAGTGCAAGTGATGTAGATTCAGATTCAATAATAGGGGATAGTGATGCTAATATCGATTTGGCAGCTACAGAAACGGCTGTAAATGAAATCGATGGTTCCAGTATTGATGATGAAGAAAATACTGATGATGTTATTGCTAATGTGGATGATGAGAGCATTAGCGATAATGTAGGAAGTATTGATGATGTTGAAAGTGAAGTAGGTGTGGAAAACCGTCTAGGTGCTAGCGCTGATAATGAAATTCTTGCATCTACTATACAATTTACAGAAAGCAAATATTCCACTTACTTTAATTCAAATGGAAATATCATCGCTGGAAAACTAAAAGCTGGAGACACTTTAGACTTTTCAGGAAAGTTCACAGATAAAATGTTTATAATCAATATTCCTTTGATTGTAACCAGTACAAAAGGCACAGCACAGTTTACCAATTGTGGATTTAGTTTTATAAATGGTTCAAGCGGTTCAAGCATTTCCAATTTAAAAATGAACAATTCTGTTGCTGACAGGCCACTTATTTCAGTGTCTGATGTAAATGATATGGAAATTTATAATAATGACCTATTTGCTTCCGGTAGGGGCTCTCATCCTATGGCCTTTTCAAGAGTAAATAGATTGCATATTTATAGAAACACTCTCCAAACCACTGGTTATGTACAGGGTTGGGGACATCCATCCGCTATGGTCTTAAATAATGCAGGGTCTTGTAATATCACACAAAATACAGTAATAACCAATGATTCAAATGGTATTTATTTCAGTGGATATGCTGCAAATACTGGAATGGGCGCTGGAGGAGATGCAGCAAGTTATTCTAATTACATTGTAAATAATACAGTTTCTTCCATTAGGCCTCTACCTTCATCATTTGTTTATGCTATTCAAGTGATGAGTAGTAATAATTTTATTATTAACAATACAATTTATAATGTATATAGGGGAATTTCCACTACTGGTTCCAATAATCAAATAATCGGAAATAACATATCAGGAATACATGGAGCTTATTATAGTCAGACTACAGTAGAGCAAGGTGGGGAAGCTGCAATAATTTCAGGTTCAAATTCCATAGTCAAAGAAAACATTATTAGTAACTGTCTTTTCAGTCAGGATATAAAAGGGGCTGCTATAAATGTCAATAAGAATTCTCTTGTAAGTGGTAACATTATTCAAAATTGTTCTGGTATGGGTATCGTATTAACTGGGGGCAATATTACTCTCAATGGTAATAATTTAAATGTCACAGGATATGGGTTATTAGCTGAAGGAAACATTGCTAATGTTGAAATGGAGTTAAATGTCATAGATTCCAGTGATCAACATTCAATTCATTTGGCAAGAACTTCAAGAAATGATTTCCCTCATGACTTTATCATCCAAAACAACACTCTTTACAGTAATGCGGAAGAAGCTATTTATATGGATGATGTGTGTACAAATATATTGAGAGGTAACAATATTATCATTGGTGAGTCTGGAAGTCATATAGTTGATGAAAATAATACCCATATAATTAATGAAAAGAATTTTTATAATTATTTTTTACTTACAGGTTCATTCAATAAAAGAGTTAATGAAGATGACACTATAATATTTGTAGGTAACTTTTCAAGTAAAGGAAAATTAAATATTAATAAAAAAGTCATTATTCAAGGTGTAAATGCAGTATTTGAAGATACAACATTCCTTATTTCAGAAGTTGATGGTTTAATTTTTGAAAACATTAACATTACAAACCCTAATAAAAAACTATCTGATCGCTTATGGGGTATTCAAATAAGCAAATCCAATAATGTAACTATTAAAGATTGTAATATTTCCATTTACGATCCTTATTCAGCATTTGCAGTTTATGTATTGGATTCCAATGATTGCAAAGTAATCAATAACAGTTTAGAAGCAAAAGGTGATTACTTCACAGTAGCTTTATTCTCATTTAATTCCACCAATCTTTTGATTGATGGAAATTCCATCAAAACCATTGGTCCTGGTGAAACTTACCTTTGCAACAACAGAAGCTGTTTAAACATTTTGGTTCAAGGTGTAACAATCTGTCCAGATGGAACCATTATCTGCCCAGATGGAACAACATATAGTCCTGGCGATTATGAGGTTTGCACTGACGGCACAATCATTTGTCCGGATGGAACAACTATCTGCACTGATGGAACTACTATTTGTGCTGATGGTACTCAAATCTGTACCGATGGAACTATTATCTGTGCAGATGGAACACAATATGCTCCTGGACAATACACTACCTGTGCTGATGGTTCAATAATTTGTCCAGATGGAAAAGTAATTTGTATTAATGGAACTATATATTCTCCAGAAGAATGCGAAAATCTCACAAATGGTGAAATCCGTTGCCCTGACGGAACTGTCCTTTGTCCAGACGGCACTGTTTTATGTACTGATGGATCTACTATCTGTCCAGATGGTAGAACAATTTGCGCTGATGGAACCATTATCTGTGCAGACAGGTATAAAATTTGCACTAATGGTTCAATAATTTGTCCTGATGGAACAACAATTGCTTCTGGTGATTACAATAATGAAAGTGGCGTAATTACCCTTCCAGATAATACTGTCATTTATGAAAATGGAACTGTTGTTTGCTCTGACGGCACAGTAATCTGTCCTGATGGTACTGGTGGCTCAGGATTATTGGATGGAGTTATTCCAGGAACCCATATGATTTCTGGCCTATTTAGAACATATGGTGCTTTATTTGTACATTCATCTAATATCAATTTCATAAACAATAATGTTAATGTAAGCTCAACCCTTGATCCTTTCTATAAGTTAAATGAGTCTTGCAACACTATTGCTGGAGTATTCATTCATTATGGAGGATTCAACAATACAATTGCAAACAATAACATTACTCTTGATTCAAATGACCCTGTCATTTATGGTATAGGTATTGTAGGTGCAAGTTCAAACAGCACTGCAATTGGTTCTAAAAACAATTCCTTCATTGACAATAATGTTTTCATCAAAGGACCATACCATGGTGTTGGAATCTATTTAGGAAATAAAGCGACAAATTCAACATTTGCAAACAGTTTTGTAATTTCTGCAGTCAATGTGCATGAAATCGTAAACCGCACCCTTGTGGAAAATGATGAGAACGTTATTGATGGAAATACATTTGAGATAATCCCTCCTCATCATACTGCTTTAACTGTTTCAAGTGCTTCATATAAATGGAATAATGGAAATAAATACGTTTCAATTACCCTTAAGGACATTAATGGTACATTGATTCCTAACCAAAGCATAGTTATAACAGTTGATGGCAAGAATTACACTGGCGTTACTGATGCAAATGGTGTAGCTAAAATCAAGGTTACAATAAGCAAAGTTGGTGCTTTTGACGTTGTTGCATACTTCAATGGCGAAGGAAACTACATTGCTTCAACCAGCAAAGGAAAACTCACTTTAACCAAAGACAGCACAAGCTTGACTTCTTCTGGCAAGACTTATGCGGTAACTGTAACTTCAAAATCAATTACATTAACCTTGAAAGATGGAAGCGGAAAGGTAATTGCAAATAGAAAAGTCACTGCAACCGTAAATGGAAAGACCTACACTGCAACAACCAATTCAAAAGGTGTAGCTACTTTCAAATTGACTTTAAAAACAGTGAAAACTTATACAGTTTCACTTAAATTTGCAGGAGACAGTTATTACACAGCTAGCACCAAGTCAATAAAAGTTAAGGTAACCAAGACAAAAACCAAATTGACTGTTCCTAAAAAGACCTATAAAAGGACTGCAAAAGTTAAGAAAATTACTGCAACCTTAAAGGATCAAACTGGAAAGGTCATCAAGTCCAAAAAGGTTACTTTCACTGTCAACGGCAAGAAATACACTGCAAAAACCAATAAGAAAGGTGTAGCTACTGTAAAGGTTAAACTCTCTAAAAAGAAAACCTACAAGGTTACAGTTAAGTTTGCTGGTGACAAGACTTACTATGCGGTTAAAAAGACTGGTAAAGTTGTAATAAAATAG